A genome region from Cervus canadensis isolate Bull #8, Minnesota chromosome 10, ASM1932006v1, whole genome shotgun sequence includes the following:
- the SLC52A3 gene encoding solute carrier family 52, riboflavin transporter, member 3, whose translation MAFLIHLLVCTFGMGSWVAINGLWVELPLLVTELPEGWYLPSYLTVIIQLANIGPLLVTLLHHFRPGCLSEVAVVFTVLGVGTIACTLFAFLWNVTSWVLGSRHSIAFLVLTFFLALVDCTSSVTFLPFMSRLPTYYLTTFFVGEGLSGLLPALVALAQGSGLTTCVNVTEISATTLSSETTRNVDSPQGAGSTLVSELAGTAPSAIRLESHYLPANFPPLVFFLMLSCMMACCFAAFFFLQRQPKRWEASIEDLLTSQVTLYSIRPQEGKDLGPPEDSGKAQDPLEEKTAPQHPARLTFIYVLVAFVNALTNGVLPAVQTYSCLSYGPVAYHLSATLSSMANPLACFLSVFLPNRSLPFLGVLAVLGTSFGAYNMAMAVMSPCPLMQGHWGGEVLIVASWVLFIGCLSYVKVMLGVILRDHSRSALLWCGAAVQLGSLLGAVVMFPLVNVLRLFSSADFCSLQCSA comes from the exons ATGGCCTTCCTGATACACCTGCTGGTCTGCACGTTCGGGATGGGCTCCTGGGTGGCCATCAACGGGCTTTGGGTGGAGCTGCCCCTGCTGGTGACGGAGCTACCGGAGGGCTGGTATCTGCCGTCCTACCTCACAGTGATCATCCAGCTGGCCAACATCGGCCCCCTGCTGGTCACCCTGCTCCATCACTTCCGGCCTGGCTGCCTCTCCGAGGTGGCTGTTGTCTTCACTGTGCTGGGGGTGGGCACCATTGCCTGCACCCTCTTCGCCTTCCTCTGGAACGTCACTTCCTGGGTGCTGGGCAGCCGCCACAGCATCGCCTTCCTAGTCCTCACCTTCTTCCTGGCCCTGGTGGACTGCACCTCCTCTGTCACCTTCCTGCCCTTCATGAGCAGGCTGCCCACCTACTACCTCACCACCTTCTTTGTGGGTGAAGGACTCAGCGGCCTCCTGCCTGCACTGGTGGCTCTTGCCCAGGGCTCGGGTCTCACCACCTGCGTCAACGTCACGGAGATATCGGCCACCACCCTGAGCTCTGAGACCACCAGGAACGTGGACAGCCCACAG GGAGCTGGCAGCACTTTGGTGTCTGAGCTCGCTGGGACAGCACCCTCCGCGATCCGCCTGGAAAGCCATTACCTGCCCGCCAACTTCCCGCCCTTGGTCTTCTTCCTCATGCTCTCCTGCATGATGGCTTGCTGCTTCGCCGCCTTCTTTTTCCTCCAGCGTCAACCCAAGCGCTGGGAAGCCTCCATAGAAGACCTCCTCACCTCTCAGGTCACCCTCTACTCCATCCGGCCGCAGGAAGGGAAGGACCTGGGTCCGCCAGAGGACAGCGGCAAGGCCCAGgaccctctggaggagaagaCGGCCCCCCAGCACCCGGCCCGCCTGACTTTCATCTACGTCCTGGTGGCCTTTGTGAACGCGCTCACCAATGGCGTGCTGCCCGCGGTGCAGACCTACTCCTGCCTGTCCTACGGGCCTGTGGCCTACCACCTGTCGGCCACCCTCAGCTCCATGGCCAACCCTCTCGCCTGCTTCCTCTCCGTTTTTCTGCCTAACAG GTCTCTGCCATTCCTGGGAGTCCTCGCAGTGCTCGGGACCAGCTTCGGAGCCTACAACATGGCCATGGCTGTGATGAGCCCCTGCCCCCTCATGCAGGGCCACTGGGGCGGAGAAGTCCTCATC GTGGCTTCTTGGGTGCTGTTCATTGGCTGTCTGAGCTACGTCAAGGTGATGCTGGGTGTGATCCTACGCGACCACAGCCGCAGCGCCCTCTTGTGGTGTGGGGCGGCGGTGCAGCTGGGCTCGCTCCTGGGAGCGGTTGTCATGTTCCCGCTGGTCAACGTGTTGAGGCTCTTCTCATCCGCTGACTTCTGCAGCCTGCAGTGCTCCGCCTAA